Within the Oncorhynchus clarkii lewisi isolate Uvic-CL-2024 chromosome 2, UVic_Ocla_1.0, whole genome shotgun sequence genome, the region tatcaaaatgattacagggcgatgtctcttcaataggtcttcacttgcaaaaacaatgccatctgatatctcccacaactgcatccgggtgaaaactgggaaaatggaggtcagatggatggattttccaacaattaattcaattgaaaattaggacaatggcgccatcgtgcggaatttgtatgaattgcaggcagattcccattaaattctgttctcttttaacaactggtggaagtgacttatggaaattattttttgctttcagagagcagtttttcttgcgtttttcaatgaaacacacaatctgttatagtcacagccgtgatttaaccagttttataaacttcagagtgttttctatccacacatactaatcatatgcatatactatattcctggcatgagtagcaggacgctgaaaagttgcgcgatttttaacagaattttcaaaaaaggagggggtagaagtaagaggttttaaccaaGTTGAATTCTTCCTAAAGGTTCTGTACAACTGTAATCGGACAACCCAACATTTATCACATACAGATATTTATATCCCACTTaagacactccctctctccaatcCGTACAGTTGATGCCCAACAGGAAGAAGGTAACCAGATACTTCAACAGAAACCCTGATTACTCCCTTAAGGGAACCCTTAACTTTCTCCTTTGATTCTATGCTTCTTCTCTATCATTTATTTAATttctcaatgttcaaaatgtcGAACCCAACAGTATGATATCAAATGTTCAAAGAGGGACTGATGAGTTCAgatttctaaactttgaatatTAATCATTAGTTACGCTAGAGATATGAGGGGTGCTGTAGTCGAGGGTCTACACCAGGAGTTAATGGTTCTGTAGGAGGAAGGGTTATCGTGGGTGtaattaagcttggaatgtgcTGAGTGCAGGGAAAACGATTACATGTGGCAGTActgataaggggagagagccgAGGTCACGTTAAGGAACGAGGAACCGTTTATTGCCCATATCATTTAGTTTCCTGCCTAGCAGTAAAGATGTTTAGCGAAAAGGAGACTCCACCCAAAGTGGGGTACATATACCACCACTATTGTGAACAAGTTTTTGTCAATTCAGCTGTTCAATCCTTTGGGAAGAATAAACTCGGTTTAAGCTTTCATAGTATCTGTCGAGTTCTTTCTCTGataattagaacctaacagtaggcacatgattactgcagtAGGATCAACAGAGGCATTCAGAGCAGTTAGAGAGACAAATTGTTACTTATATTGTTTCTACCAACACCCCTGgtgtaatgtacatttgctgaagcattatgacaactctgcGTCACATTGCTAGTGATtagctgagctgggcttgggtaattggtaagtcattgtctcaacgcagtcTTATAATGCTGTGACAGGATCCAGGAATCACAAAAATTTGTGGATCCCATCcttataaaatgtgtttttttttcaaaagGTATCGAAATTGTAAACAAAAGTTACCTCCATTGAGCTGCAATAATCAcgtagccagttgtgaagagaaagaatTCTGCTAAAGCGTTCAATGCCATGATTCAGAGGGCACAGAGCCAGATATGATGGGTCTTTTGTTAGTGTCAAGCAGTGAGTCAATCAGCtctttaaaatccagtttcaactgttcagagctgctcttcataatgtcattaaaaccACATGGACTATGATAGAATCGATTTCCATGTCCTGGCGTAGTACATTCGGGAGCAGCTTAGCAATGTCATTTACGCTCGCTCCTGGATAGGACATTGTTTTTGCATCAGGAACGGTCACAATTATTATCATGGAGCTGCCCAAAATCACGGCTGGCGAGAAGAACGAGGAAATCCACCCACCCCCACGCTTCACAGGATTCAGGCCTTCGACAGATGGAAAAGCCCTGCTCGATCCAACTTTGAAAATGTAGTAGTAGGCACTGCGGCCGCAGACACATGCACCCCGCAGCGATGAAGGTGCAGGAAGATCAGGCTCCAGGACAGCGAAAGTATTAATTTGTATCCCCTCCAGGCCTCTCGTTGGGAGTGTTGACGGCTTTGCGGGGAGGTCGCTGTCTTCGGCTTCCACTGCTCGTAACATGCGACCATCGTTGACTGCCTTTTTAATGACGAACTACAAAGTGGAGATACAGTACATCGAACAAGCGCAAATGCCGTCCAGCCACCGGTGTCGAAAATGTAAACATTCCTTTCTGCGTTTTCCTCAGTTTCTTACGTTGGCTGGCGACCTGCATGATCAAGGATGCCATCTCAAGCCAAGCCTATAATCCTTGGCAATTGCATTGGTACTCCAAGTTATCCAGTTTGTCCCGAAACAAAGCATAATAGATACAGCGCTGGAACCGTTAATTTATTTCTCCAGACAAAGAGGGCTCCATTGCAAAAGTAATCTGTTACTAACTTCATTAGCTTGATGGCTAGCAGCTTAGCGTCTCTGTCAAGCAGAATTCAACCTTTCTGTTAAGCGCGAATCCGGGACAAGAAATAGCGATCCTAGCTGTTAAAGCTAACCGAGTTGAGGAATCCACGCAAAAACAAGTTCTGTTTTGGTATATAATGAATAGCGGTTAATTTAATACAAAATTACAAACGGAGTGTTTTCCAGTTAAACCTGATCCATCAaattgtgagagagggagagaaaggtgggaagtggaagacagagagatggagagagaaacacagcagtGCAAATATACTTAGACTTGAGTATTTTaccaaggagaagaaggagacCATGCTGACCAAGATGCATGCTGGCCATTTTGGAGTGAAGCGCATGAATGTCAAAATCAACTTACGCTTATTTCTGCCtcgtgcacaaattcatgttgttactcctatgaacagagaaactGAAATAGTCTGTCGATATGCTTTCCTACTTATTCATTACTGCTGCTGTGCTAgttgtagcgctgagtggaaataggaagaacgcGCCTTTTAAGGCTTATTAAAATGTgctgacagtgctgagtaagaacttaaacattaactcatAAAAACAGTAGCTCTGCCTGGTTGAACTCATAACAATTGCATCACGGCCTGGTATGAAAACTCTCTGCATCTTCTGACCGTAGGGCGCGACAGAGGGTTGTGCTTATGGTccagtacatcaatggggccaaacttcctgccatccaggacctatatactaggcggtgtcagaggaaggccccaaaaattgtcaaagaatccagtcacccaagtcatagactgttctctcaactactgcacggcaagcggtaccaaagtctaggaccaaaagactCCTTAACATCTTCTACcggcaagccataagactgctgaacaattatcAAATGGCCACAAGGCTTTATCGTTGgggtttttacagaaatgtttgccGATTGACAGGTAAGGCCTTGTAGATCGACCatttggtgaccactgctctagaacgtttagtgaagttcaatctcgtacTTCTCTCGGTGGGCGCTCAGCTTAGAGGTTACATTAGTGGCAACTAACATATTAGCCAAAATCAATGTATTATCTTTTTGGGAATACGTCACAACGTGTTCTAAACTGCTCTGTTGACAAACACACTTTTAGCCTGGTCTCCATTCATCCACATGGCTGCTGGCTTCTCTTTGCTACCAGTATAGCCCAACCGGCTAGCAGATGGCGTTATTATTCCTTTTACATCATTTGTCATCTGCATCCAAATGGAATGTGCCCAGCTGGCTATAAACTTTGAAATCACACTGTTACAACATAGAGTTCTAGATTAAAATGAGCATGGTCCAACACCTACCTGCTTTCCCATAGAAGCACATACGCCCATCGAAACAGCAGTTTATGGCCTCACATTTGGCACCAGTGATGTCAGGAAGTCCACATTGCACCTTGTCATTGCCCTCAACATCACAGGTCTGCTTTGGGCCTTGGTGTATCGGGCCAGTGGGTAACTTAGGCGCCTGAGGTGGTTGGGCAGGCTTCTGAGGAAGGAGTTGGGCAGGCGTCTGAGGACGGGGTTGGGCCGGCCACTGAGGAAGAGGCTGGGCAGGCCACTGAGGAAAGGGTTGGGCAGGCCACTGAGGAAAGGGTTGGGTGGGCCTCTGAGGAAGGGGCTGGGCGGGCCACTGAGGAAGAGTTTGAGTGGGCCACTGAGGAAAGGGTTGGGTTGACCAGTGAGGAAGGGGTTGGGCGGGCCTCTGAGGAAGGGGATGGTCTGGCCACTGAGGAAGGGTTTGGGTGGGCCTCTGAGGAAGGGGTTGGTCAGGTTTCTGAGGAAGGGGTTGGTCAGGCTTCTGAGGAAGGGGTTTGTCAGGCTTCTGAGAAAGGGGTTGTGCTGGCCTCTCGGGGAGTGTTTGGGCAGGCCTCTGGGGAAGGGGTTGGACATTCCACTGAGGAAGGGGTTGGACAGACAACTGAGGAAGAGGTTGGGCAGGCCACGGAGAAAGGGTTTGGGCAGGCCTCTGAGGAATGGGTTGGGCAGGCCACGGAGGAAGGGGTTGGGTAGGCCTCTGAGGAAGGGGTTGGGTAGTCTGCTGAGGAAGGGGTTGGGCAGGCATCTGAGGAAGGGTTTGGGCAGGCCTCTGAGGAAGAGGTTGGGTAGGCCACGGAGGAATGGGTTGGGCAGGCCACAGAGGAAGGGGTTGGGTAGGCCTCTGAGGAAGGGGTTGGGTAGGCCTCTGAGGAAGGGGTTGAGTAGGCCTCTGAGGAAGGGTTTGGGCAGGCCTCTGAGGAAGGGTTTGGGCAGGCCTCTGAGGAAGAGGTTGGGCAGGCCACGGAGGAAGGGTTTGGGCAGGCCTCTGAGGAATGGGTTGGGCAGGCCACGGAGGAAGGGGTTGGGTAGGCCTCTGAGGAAGGGGTTGGGTAGGCTTCTGAGGAAGGGGTTGGGCAGGCCACTGAGGAAGGGGTTGGGTAGGCCTCTGAGGAAGGGGTTGGGTAGGCTTCTGAGGAAGGGGTTGGACAGACCACTGAGGAAGGGGTTGGGTAGGCCTCTGAGGAAGGGGTTGGGCAGGCATCTGAGTAAGGGGTTGGGCAGGCCATGGAGGAAGGGGTTGGGCAGGCCACTGAGGAAGGGGTTGGGCAGTCCACTGAGGAAGGGGTTGGGTAGGCCTCTGAGGAAGGGGTTGGGAAGGCCACTGAGGAAGGGGTTGGGCAGGCCGCTGAGGAAGGGGTTGGGTAGTCTGCTGAGGAAGGGGATGGGCAGGCCATGGAGGAAGGGGTTGGGTAGGCCTCTGAGGAAGGGGTTGGGCAGGCCACTGAGGAAGGGGTTGGGTAGTTCGCTGAGGAAGGGGTTGGGTAGTCCGCTGAGGAAGGGGTTGGGCAGGCCAAGGAGGAAGGGGTTGGGCATGCCACGGAGGAATGGGTTGGGTAGGCCTCTGAGGAATGGGTTGGGTAGGCCTCTGAGGAAGGGGTTGGGAAGGCCACTGAGGAAGGGGTTGGGTAGTCCGCTGAGGAAGGGGTTGAGTAGTCCACTGAGGAAGAGGTTGGTTAGGCCACGGAGGAAGGGGTTGGGCAGGCTTCTGAGGAAGGGGTTGGGTAGGCCACGGAGGAATGGGTTGGGCAGGCCACAGAGGAAGGGGTTGGGTAGGCCTCTGAGGAATGGGTTGGGTAGGCCTCTGAGGAAGGGGTTGGGTAGGCCTCTGAGGAAGGGATTGGGCAGGCCACTGAGGAAGGGGTTGGGTAGTCCGCTGAGGAAGGGGTTGGGTAGGCTTCTGAAGAAGGGGTTGGGCAGGCGTCTGAGGAAGGAGTTGAGCAGGCTCCGGAGGAAGCGGTTGGGAAGGCCACGTCGGTAGTGAATTCTGTCCTTTCACGGATTGAGCGTCACATAGACCGATAAGCATGGCCACTGCCATGAGGCAAACTGGACTCCACTTCATCGCGATGGCTTCACGACAAGAAGTGATCCTCAATATTCACTGGATGCTCTGAGGAGGATGAAGGAGTTGTGGCTGCTTTTATAATGGATGGAGAGTTATTTACTTATTGGAAACCTGCCCCCTCCTTATTTGACTGTTCCTTTTATGAGGAGTCAGGGTTTTAGCCAATCGAATTCCCTGGCTAATGGTCCTTTAGTAGCACAGTATTCAAAACAGTTGTGTAACATTTGCTAACATCCAACATTTTGGTCATGGCCTTGAGAAAGGTCTTTGTGACCGACACATATCATGTCATTGGAGGTTTTGCCGTTCTGTCAGTATCTTAGTGTGTGGTAGTTCatccaacaacaaaaataatggtCAGATACAATTCAAAAGTGTAAGGTGCAAGGATAGAATCCTGCATGGCTCCTTTTTACTCTAGAACTGTGGCTAATGGCCCTTCAGTAGCAATTTATTCAAAATAGTTGTGTAACTGCTTTATGTTTTGGTAATGACCATTTCATTCAATCCAAAAAGTGATGGTTCCCATTTAAAtgcagtaccttcagaaagtattcgtacCCCTATATATATGTTTTTCTCACTCCTCTACAGatactaccccataatgacagtgaaaacatgtttttagaaatgtttgcaaatttattgaaaatgaaatacagacatattacatttacgtaagtattcacagccctgcGTCAATTCATGCTAGaataacctttggcagcgactacagatgtaagtctttctaggtaagtctctatGAGCTTTGCATACATGGATTATTTTCCCATTATAATTTtcaacattcttcaagctctgtatttgatcattgctagacaaccattttcaggtcttgccagaGATTTTCAAGCACATTTActgtaagtcaaaactgtaactcggccactcaggaacattcactgtcttcttcgTAAACAAGgccagtgtagatttggtcttgtgttttatggtacttgtcttgctgaaaggttaATTTATTTCCCAGTGTCTTGTGGAAAGTAGTCTGtaccaggttttcttctaggattttgcctgtgcttagctccattccgtttcttttttatcctgaaaacctcAGCTGTTCTTCAcggttacaagcatacccataatatgatgcggccaccaccatgcttgaaaatatggagagtgctactcagtaatgtgttatattggattttccccaaacatgacactttctattcaggacaaaaagtgaaatgctttgccaaatgttttgcagtgttacactgaacaaaaatatgaatgcaacatggaaagtgttggtcccatgtttcat harbors:
- the LOC139373021 gene encoding uncharacterized protein — its product is MPNPFLLGLPNPFLSGLPNPFLSELPNPFLSGLPNPFLRGLPNPFLHGLPIPFLSRLPNPFLSGLPNPFLSGLPNPFLRGLPNPFLSGLPNPFLSGLPNPFLHGLPNPLLRCLPNPFLRGLPNPFLSGLSNPFLRSLPNPFLRGLPNPFLSGLPNPFLRSLPNPFLRGLPNPFLRGLPNPFLRGLPKPFLRGLPNLFLRGLPKPFLRGLPKPFLRGLLNPFLRGLPNPFLRGLPNPFLCGLPNPFLRGLPNLFLRGLPKPFLRCLPNPFLSRLPNPFLRGLPNPFLRGLPNPFLRGLPKPFLRGLPNLFLSCLSNPFLSGMSNPFPRGLPKHSPRGQHNPFLRSLTNPFLRSLTNPFLRNLTNPFLRGPPKPFLSGQTIPFLRGPPNPFLTGQPNPFLSGPLKLFLSGPPSPFLRGPPNPFLSGLPNPFLSGLPSLFLSGRPNPVLRRLPNSFLRSLPNHLRRLSYPLARYTKAQSRPVMLRAMTRCNVDFLTSLVPNVRP